From the genome of Segatella hominis, one region includes:
- a CDS encoding CobW family GTP-binding protein, which produces MKTKELPVLLLTGYLGSGKTTLLNRILGNKKGIKFAVIVNDIGEVNIDAALIEKGGVVGQKDDSLVALQNGCICCTLKMDLVEQLKEITDMKKFDYIVIEASGICEPAPIAQTICSIPSLGPEYIKNGVLRLDSIVTVVDALRMKDEFANGDDLMKDNIDEEDLASLVIQQIEFCNIILLNKAAEVEPKELEKLKQIIRAIQPKAEIFECNYGDVDLDKIVNTKKFDWNTVATSAGWIQEIEAERNGKEEDEHHHDEDDHEHHDEEDHDEHEHHHHHHEDEHEHHHGHEHHHHHDHDHEEGEAEEYGIGTFVYYSRKPFDLGLFDEFVARKWPRDVVRAKGICYFADEKDMCYVFEQAGKQKTVKQAGQWLATMPKDQLEELLQREEQLRKEWDPEVGDRMIKIVFIGQHLQKAAICAELDKCLWD; this is translated from the coding sequence ATGAAAACAAAGGAATTACCAGTATTATTGCTGACAGGTTATCTTGGCAGCGGTAAAACCACATTACTCAATAGAATATTGGGAAATAAAAAGGGTATTAAATTCGCTGTTATTGTAAATGATATTGGCGAAGTAAATATTGATGCAGCCTTGATTGAAAAAGGTGGTGTTGTAGGTCAGAAAGATGATTCTCTTGTTGCACTTCAGAATGGTTGTATCTGCTGTACTTTGAAAATGGACTTGGTTGAGCAGCTGAAAGAGATTACTGATATGAAGAAATTCGACTATATCGTAATCGAGGCCAGTGGAATCTGCGAACCTGCTCCTATTGCCCAGACCATTTGTTCTATTCCTTCTTTAGGTCCAGAATATATCAAGAATGGTGTGCTCCGTCTTGATAGTATCGTTACGGTAGTGGATGCTCTCCGTATGAAAGATGAATTTGCTAATGGCGATGATCTGATGAAGGATAATATCGATGAAGAGGATTTGGCTTCATTGGTTATTCAGCAAATCGAGTTCTGTAATATCATCCTTTTGAATAAGGCTGCTGAGGTTGAACCAAAGGAACTGGAGAAACTGAAACAGATCATTCGTGCTATTCAACCTAAGGCAGAAATCTTTGAATGCAATTATGGTGATGTAGATTTGGATAAAATCGTCAATACTAAAAAGTTTGATTGGAATACTGTTGCTACTTCTGCTGGTTGGATACAGGAAATCGAAGCTGAGCGTAATGGGAAGGAAGAAGATGAACATCATCATGATGAAGATGATCATGAACATCATGATGAAGAAGATCACGACGAGCATGAGCATCATCACCATCATCATGAAGACGAGCATGAACATCACCATGGTCACGAGCATCACCACCATCATGATCACGACCATGAGGAAGGTGAAGCTGAAGAGTATGGCATTGGAACATTTGTTTATTACAGCCGTAAGCCATTCGACTTGGGTTTGTTTGATGAGTTTGTCGCCAGAAAATGGCCTCGTGATGTTGTAAGAGCCAAAGGTATCTGCTATTTTGCTGACGAAAAAGATATGTGTTATGTCTTTGAACAAGCTGGTAAGCAGAAAACTGTTAAGCAGGCTGGACAATGGTTGGCTACAATGCCTAAGGATCAGTTGGAAGAACTTCTTCAGCGAGAAGAACAACTTCGAAAGGAATGGGATCCTGAGGTTGGCGACCGTATGATTAAGATTGTCTTTATTGGTCAGCATTTACAGAAAGCTGCTATTTGTGCAGAATTGGACAAGTGTCTGTGGGATTAG
- a CDS encoding protein-disulfide reductase DsbD family protein: protein MKKVLVILQLLMVVLFAQAQMMNPVKFTSSLKTNGTPEAEIVFTGKIQPGWHVYSTGLGGDGPISASFNVNKMDGAEAVGKLQPRGHEISKFDNLFGMKLRYFEGSVTFVQKIKFTKPDYHIDVYVEYGACNDQNCMPPSEATFKGSGKSPAVDSKAAKEEKAQKEDQLDPAALAKAKADSLAKLNANAVDSTQALDSAALSSTLQTMDAKELWKPVVKELQAFGGNNDIANHSLFYIFIMGLVGGLLALVMPCIWPIIPMTVSFFLKRAKNDKKKGIRDAVTYGLSIVVIYLALGLIITAIFGPSKLNELSTSAAFNIILFLMLAVFAFSFFGWFEIKLPDRWGNAVDNKASNTTGLISIFLMAFTLVLVSFSCTAPIIGLLLVQTVTSGDWLAPTIGMFGFAIALALPFTLFALFPSWLKSAPKSGSWMETIKVVLGFVELAFSLKFLSVADLAYGWHILDREVFLCLWIVIFAALGLYLIGKLKFQVDAIGGDINKPMPVPCIMLGLCSLAFAIYMIPGLWGAPCKAVSAFAPPVNTQDFNLNTKTVEPAYKDYELGMAAAKASGKPVLIDFTGFGCVNCRKMEAAVWTDPSVADKLSKDYVLISLYVDDKTPLPEPMEVTFNGEKRTLRTVGDKWSYLQASKFGANAQPFYVAVDDEGNPLTASFSYKEDVPAYLDFLNRGLENFRK, encoded by the coding sequence ATGAAAAAAGTATTAGTAATTCTTCAGTTACTCATGGTAGTACTGTTTGCGCAAGCTCAGATGATGAATCCGGTAAAATTTACCAGTTCATTGAAAACAAATGGTACGCCTGAGGCAGAGATTGTTTTTACTGGTAAGATTCAACCAGGTTGGCACGTTTATTCAACAGGCTTAGGTGGTGATGGACCTATTTCAGCATCCTTCAATGTCAATAAGATGGATGGTGCTGAAGCTGTAGGAAAGTTGCAGCCACGAGGCCATGAAATTTCCAAGTTTGATAATCTTTTTGGTATGAAATTGCGCTACTTTGAGGGAAGCGTTACTTTCGTTCAGAAAATCAAATTCACAAAGCCTGATTACCATATTGACGTATATGTAGAATATGGCGCATGCAACGATCAGAACTGTATGCCTCCAAGTGAAGCAACCTTCAAGGGAAGTGGTAAGTCTCCTGCTGTAGATAGCAAAGCTGCCAAGGAGGAAAAGGCACAGAAAGAGGATCAATTAGATCCAGCTGCGCTGGCTAAGGCAAAGGCTGATTCTCTGGCTAAGTTGAATGCAAATGCTGTAGATAGCACCCAGGCTTTGGATTCTGCTGCTCTTTCCTCTACCCTCCAGACTATGGATGCTAAGGAACTCTGGAAACCGGTAGTGAAAGAACTTCAGGCTTTTGGAGGTAATAATGATATCGCAAATCATTCACTTTTCTATATTTTCATCATGGGGTTAGTAGGTGGATTGCTGGCACTTGTTATGCCTTGTATCTGGCCTATTATTCCTATGACGGTAAGTTTCTTCCTGAAAAGAGCAAAGAATGACAAGAAGAAAGGTATTCGTGATGCGGTTACTTATGGTTTGTCTATTGTTGTCATTTATCTCGCTCTTGGCTTGATTATTACTGCCATCTTTGGTCCAAGTAAACTCAATGAGTTGTCAACAAGTGCTGCGTTCAATATTATATTGTTCCTGATGCTGGCAGTCTTTGCTTTCTCTTTCTTCGGTTGGTTTGAAATTAAGTTGCCAGACCGTTGGGGAAATGCTGTTGACAACAAGGCTTCCAATACTACAGGTCTGATTTCTATCTTCCTGATGGCATTTACGCTTGTATTGGTATCATTCTCTTGTACTGCTCCTATTATCGGTTTGCTTTTGGTTCAGACTGTAACATCAGGTGATTGGTTGGCTCCAACCATCGGTATGTTCGGTTTTGCCATTGCTCTTGCTTTGCCATTTACCTTGTTTGCATTGTTCCCATCATGGTTGAAGTCTGCTCCAAAGTCAGGTTCTTGGATGGAGACTATCAAGGTTGTGCTTGGTTTTGTAGAGTTGGCATTCTCTTTGAAGTTCCTCTCTGTAGCCGATCTCGCTTATGGTTGGCATATTCTTGACCGTGAGGTGTTCTTGTGCTTGTGGATTGTTATTTTTGCAGCATTAGGATTGTATCTTATCGGTAAACTAAAGTTCCAGGTAGATGCTATCGGTGGCGATATCAATAAGCCAATGCCTGTTCCTTGCATCATGCTCGGTCTTTGCTCTCTTGCATTTGCCATCTATATGATTCCTGGTCTCTGGGGTGCTCCATGTAAGGCTGTAAGTGCTTTTGCTCCACCTGTCAACACACAGGATTTCAATCTCAATACAAAGACTGTTGAGCCTGCATATAAGGATTATGAATTAGGTATGGCTGCTGCTAAGGCGTCTGGAAAACCTGTTTTGATCGACTTTACCGGATTTGGTTGTGTTAACTGCCGTAAGATGGAGGCTGCTGTTTGGACAGATCCTTCTGTGGCAGATAAGTTGTCCAAGGATTATGTTCTGATTTCTCTTTATGTGGATGATAAGACTCCTCTTCCAGAACCGATGGAAGTTACTTTCAACGGAGAGAAGAGGACTTTAAGAACTGTTGGAGATAAATGGAGTTACTTGCAGGCAAGTAAGTTTGGTGCCAATGCGCAGCCTTTCTATGTGGCAGTAGATGATGAGGGTAATCCTCTTACCGCTTCTTTCAGCTATAAGGAAGATGTTCCTGCATATTTGGATTTCTTGAACAGAGGTCTTGAAAATTTCAGAAAATAA
- a CDS encoding PD-(D/E)XK nuclease family protein codes for MKSFLKYVAEDIIRDYGTDLSRIMVVFPNKRASLFLNEELMKIVQKPFWSPNYMTISDMFLQNTSLQLADPIKLICDLHKSFVKCTGVDETLDHFYGWGQLLLADFDDLDKNLGDARKIFINIADLHELDDDSYLDEDKRRVLKKFFGNFKDTQNTELKRRFMALWNHLYDIYTDFNQRLASQGLAYEGALYRHVIEADTLNLRYDTYLFVGFNMMQQVETALYRRIKQDASCHFYWDYDKYYVGQNKNEAGVYINQYLKLFGNKLSEPSLQNGIYNNLNSKKKITYINAATENIQARYVNDWLMEKVEDDHGNLVPRYQTGRKTAIVLADENLLSTVIHSLPTEIDSHVNITLGYPLKQTPFFSLIMQLINLQTIGSVKGSTAFRLHYVVKALRHPYAKYISSNYQDLLHKIEEQKLYFLDRDVLCAEEDEGMNMMFADLEASENRCLALVGYLVNILRLIGSHANDGEDSLFQESLFRTYTLINRLKCLVESGDLDIDIMTLQRLIQQLFQNTNVPFHGEPVIGVQIMGVLETRNLDFDHILVLSCNEGNLPKGVNDSSFIPYSIRKAHGLTTIDNKVAIFAYYFYRLIQRAQDVTLCYNSSTDEGHTGEMSRFMLQLLVESKHVISRKTIVSGQNVETHKAEVIVKTPQMMEILDKPRLLTPTFLNTYLRCAKSFYYKYILSIREPEELEDEMDNRMFGNIFHRAAQLFYLKFASSSDIKIGTDGEKSLIRPIVINKGDIQNAIKDESLLYRLVDQAFKEELFKIKDQKKSPQYNGLQLINREVITNYLKQLLYIDIKLAPFTIKGLEIKVEKTFEFSTPSGTKNLRLGGFIDRLDEVSASESSDHSILGERIRVIDYKTGRIPSSLPKVVESLFDPNELDKHTDYYLQAMLYSYIVKQSKKLNPANESVSPGLLFIQQSGASGYEPTLKFGKEYISDVSPYEEKFFAGLNQLISDIFDPNSQFAPTEKKERCELCPYKTLCK; via the coding sequence ATGAAATCATTTCTAAAATACGTTGCTGAAGATATCATTAGAGATTATGGTACTGACTTAAGTCGCATCATGGTCGTTTTCCCAAATAAACGTGCCAGCCTTTTCTTAAATGAAGAGCTGATGAAAATCGTACAGAAACCATTTTGGAGCCCTAATTACATGACAATTAGTGATATGTTTCTCCAGAATACTTCTTTACAACTGGCAGACCCGATCAAACTAATCTGTGATTTGCACAAGTCGTTTGTGAAATGCACAGGGGTTGATGAAACGCTCGATCATTTTTATGGTTGGGGGCAACTTCTGTTGGCTGATTTTGATGACCTGGATAAAAATCTTGGTGATGCAAGGAAGATTTTTATCAATATTGCTGATCTTCATGAATTGGATGATGACAGTTATCTTGATGAAGATAAGAGAAGAGTTCTGAAGAAATTCTTTGGTAATTTCAAGGATACTCAGAACACAGAATTAAAACGCCGTTTCATGGCTTTGTGGAATCATTTGTATGATATTTATACGGATTTCAATCAACGATTGGCAAGTCAGGGACTTGCCTATGAAGGCGCTTTATACCGCCATGTGATTGAGGCTGACACTTTGAACCTGCGTTATGATACCTACTTGTTTGTGGGATTCAATATGATGCAGCAAGTAGAAACTGCCCTTTACAGGCGTATCAAGCAGGATGCTTCTTGTCATTTTTACTGGGATTATGACAAATATTATGTTGGTCAGAATAAAAATGAAGCGGGTGTCTATATCAATCAATATCTGAAACTTTTCGGCAACAAGTTGTCTGAACCTTCGCTTCAAAACGGTATCTATAATAATCTGAACTCCAAAAAGAAGATTACGTATATCAATGCTGCAACTGAGAATATTCAGGCAAGATACGTAAATGATTGGTTGATGGAAAAGGTTGAGGATGATCATGGAAATCTGGTTCCACGCTATCAGACTGGCCGCAAAACTGCTATTGTGTTAGCTGATGAAAACTTGCTTTCTACCGTGATTCATTCCTTGCCTACAGAAATTGACAGTCATGTGAATATTACCTTAGGCTATCCGCTTAAGCAGACTCCTTTTTTCAGTCTGATCATGCAATTAATCAATCTTCAGACGATAGGAAGTGTCAAGGGTTCTACTGCTTTTCGTCTGCATTATGTGGTCAAGGCATTACGCCACCCTTATGCTAAGTATATCAGCTCAAATTATCAGGATCTTCTCCATAAAATAGAAGAACAGAAACTTTACTTTCTTGACAGGGATGTACTGTGTGCAGAGGAAGATGAAGGTATGAATATGATGTTCGCCGATTTGGAAGCCTCTGAAAATAGATGCCTGGCTTTGGTCGGTTATCTGGTTAACATTCTCAGACTTATAGGTTCTCATGCAAATGATGGGGAGGATTCCTTGTTTCAAGAATCTCTCTTCAGAACTTATACCTTAATTAATAGATTGAAATGTTTGGTTGAATCTGGCGATTTGGATATCGACATAATGACCCTGCAACGTCTTATTCAGCAACTTTTCCAAAACACAAATGTGCCTTTTCATGGAGAACCGGTCATCGGAGTTCAAATTATGGGTGTATTGGAAACCAGAAATTTGGACTTCGACCATATTCTCGTGTTGTCATGTAACGAAGGTAATCTGCCGAAAGGTGTCAATGATTCTTCGTTTATTCCCTACTCCATCCGTAAGGCTCATGGTCTGACTACGATCGATAATAAAGTGGCTATTTTTGCCTATTATTTTTACCGACTTATTCAAAGAGCACAGGATGTAACTCTTTGCTACAACAGTTCTACAGATGAAGGACATACCGGTGAAATGAGCCGTTTCATGCTCCAACTCTTGGTGGAAAGTAAACACGTGATAAGTCGCAAAACGATAGTCTCTGGTCAAAATGTTGAAACTCATAAAGCGGAAGTTATAGTTAAAACACCTCAGATGATGGAAATCTTAGATAAGCCTCGTCTGCTAACTCCTACTTTCCTCAATACTTACCTGAGATGCGCTAAGAGCTTCTATTATAAATATATTTTGAGTATTCGAGAGCCGGAAGAACTGGAGGATGAAATGGACAATAGAATGTTTGGAAATATTTTCCATAGAGCAGCTCAGTTGTTTTATTTGAAATTCGCAAGTAGTTCTGATATTAAGATAGGAACTGATGGGGAAAAATCCCTGATCAGACCTATCGTTATTAACAAAGGAGATATTCAGAATGCGATAAAAGATGAGAGCTTGCTTTACAGACTGGTCGATCAGGCTTTTAAGGAAGAACTGTTCAAAATCAAGGATCAGAAAAAATCTCCTCAATATAATGGTTTGCAGCTGATCAATCGTGAAGTAATTACCAATTATTTGAAACAATTGCTGTATATTGATATAAAACTGGCTCCTTTTACTATCAAAGGTTTGGAGATAAAGGTAGAAAAAACTTTTGAATTCTCTACTCCTTCTGGTACAAAGAATTTGAGATTGGGCGGATTCATAGACAGACTTGATGAAGTTTCGGCTTCTGAAAGTTCTGATCATAGTATTCTTGGTGAACGTATCAGGGTGATAGATTATAAAACGGGACGTATTCCTTCTTCTTTACCTAAAGTTGTGGAGAGTCTGTTTGATCCAAATGAACTTGACAAACATACAGATTATTATCTGCAGGCTATGTTGTATTCATATATTGTCAAGCAGAGCAAGAAACTCAATCCTGCCAATGAGTCAGTAAGCCCTGGCCTCTTGTTTATTCAGCAATCTGGAGCAAGCGGTTATGAGCCAACATTGAAGTTTGGAAAAGAATACATTTCAGACGTTTCGCCTTATGAGGAGAAATTCTTCGCAGGTTTAAATCAACTGATTTCTGATATATTTGATCCGAATTCGCAATTTGCTCCTACAGAGAAAAAAGAACGCTGTGAATTATGTCCTTATAAAACTCTTTGTAAATAA
- a CDS encoding UvrD-helicase domain-containing protein — translation MNSQLTVYKASAGSGKTFTLAKEYMVLVIQDPSSYRNILAVTFTNKATEEMKNRILSKLYGIANRLDDSRDYLEQIKGVLSQMSEEQIIENAGIALKNLIHNYNYFRVETIDTFFQSVLRNLARELDLTANLRIGLNDVQIEEQAVDELIEELQMTDKLLFWIMDYIKENIADDKNWNVIYQIKAFGRNIFKDFYKDHADALNNCIEKEGFFEAFSSRLRKMQAEAKEHFDQIAATFFDALDENGLSADDFQNKTRGIWSYFSKLKNGKFNDDDLQNATLVKCLDSEESWVKKSDAQAGKPAYDLVVSQLFQLLHYSETSRPKLLRIYKSCDLTLRHLNQLRLLGSIEKRVREMNRDANRFLLSDTQTLLHSLIQDEDSPFIFEKIGSQLEHVMIDEFQDTSTVQWKNFKVLLQETMSHQNAGNLIVGDVKQSIYRWRSGDWRLLNNIESEFPSNYTIQIESLSHNYRSDRNIVDFNNAFFEAAAEKEYQAITDKDLPHTFSDSGSDSDSDGSSAAQLKKAYSDVRQCVPQKKPACGYVRINLLGQKSIKEDENSENYQDKMMGMILDTINELVEAGVKYKNIAILVRSNKTIQNIADYLMANSATPLPLVSDEAFRLDASQAVNVMVTALRCLAHPNDDIAKAGLMKFCMKYLENKQIAEKFLEERELYLQKPLLDLTESLYSYFKLGEIETLSQQSSYVSAFYDQLASYLSDNGGDIDDFLNEWDENIHSKSIHSDKADGIRLLSIHKSKGLEFDNVIMPFCDWALEKTDTIWCTPQVAPFNELPLVPVDFSAKKMVGSIYEKDYYQEHLQNMVDNLNLLYVGFTRAGKNLFVYGKRGAATQRSFIIEDSLEAVYKTLNAQNASGQYEEQTLDFQGNGTDKKTDDVYFEYGEIDASSKEEAFAENKNVFMQKSADLPIRIKVKSDLYSFKPSLQSEFFMHGDESEEQQKFYIKIGTVLHELFSKIKTKDDVESVLKQLELDGVLYDENISKEKIEKMLRARLNSPLVSEWFSDKWKVQNETSILYLDKDGKVCQDRPDRVLVGENEIIVIDFKFGKPHAEYHDQVRQYMSQLKGMGYSCVKGYLWYVYPNKVENVVLED, via the coding sequence ATGAATTCTCAACTTACTGTTTATAAAGCAAGTGCAGGTTCTGGAAAAACCTTTACTTTGGCTAAAGAGTATATGGTCTTGGTGATACAAGACCCATCTTCATACAGGAATATTCTTGCTGTAACATTTACTAACAAGGCAACTGAGGAAATGAAAAATAGAATCCTCAGCAAACTGTATGGAATAGCTAATCGGCTGGATGACTCAAGAGATTACTTGGAACAAATCAAGGGGGTATTATCTCAGATGTCAGAAGAGCAGATTATTGAAAATGCTGGTATTGCTCTGAAAAATCTTATCCACAATTATAATTATTTCCGCGTCGAAACGATTGATACATTCTTCCAGAGTGTACTCCGTAATCTGGCACGTGAACTTGATTTGACCGCTAATTTGAGAATTGGTCTTAATGATGTCCAGATAGAAGAACAGGCTGTAGATGAATTGATCGAAGAACTTCAGATGACAGACAAGCTTCTCTTTTGGATTATGGATTATATTAAGGAAAATATTGCAGATGACAAAAACTGGAATGTGATTTATCAAATAAAAGCTTTTGGACGGAATATCTTCAAGGATTTCTATAAGGATCATGCTGATGCGCTGAATAATTGTATTGAAAAAGAAGGCTTTTTTGAGGCTTTTTCTTCAAGATTGAGAAAAATGCAAGCAGAAGCTAAAGAGCATTTTGACCAGATTGCGGCTACCTTTTTTGACGCATTGGATGAAAACGGACTTTCGGCAGATGACTTTCAAAATAAGACCAGAGGTATATGGAGTTACTTTTCCAAATTGAAAAACGGTAAATTCAATGATGATGATTTGCAAAATGCTACATTGGTAAAATGTCTGGATAGCGAAGAATCCTGGGTCAAAAAGTCTGACGCTCAGGCTGGTAAACCTGCGTATGACTTAGTGGTTTCCCAACTCTTCCAACTGCTTCATTATTCAGAAACTTCAAGACCCAAGTTATTGCGTATATATAAAAGTTGTGATCTTACTTTGCGCCATCTGAATCAATTACGTCTTTTGGGAAGTATTGAAAAGAGAGTCAGAGAAATGAACAGAGATGCCAACCGTTTTTTGCTTAGCGATACCCAGACTCTTCTTCATTCTTTGATTCAGGATGAAGACTCCCCTTTCATCTTTGAGAAAATCGGTTCTCAGTTGGAGCATGTCATGATCGATGAGTTTCAAGATACCAGTACTGTGCAGTGGAAAAACTTCAAGGTGCTATTACAGGAGACAATGAGTCATCAGAATGCAGGAAATTTAATAGTAGGTGATGTGAAACAGAGTATTTACAGATGGCGTTCTGGTGATTGGCGTCTGCTTAATAATATTGAATCTGAGTTTCCATCTAATTATACAATTCAAATTGAGTCACTCTCTCACAATTATCGCTCAGACAGGAATATCGTAGATTTCAATAACGCTTTCTTCGAAGCTGCTGCAGAAAAAGAATATCAGGCCATAACGGATAAAGATTTACCTCATACTTTCTCTGACTCTGGTTCTGACTCAGACTCTGATGGCTCCAGTGCAGCTCAACTCAAGAAGGCTTATAGTGATGTAAGGCAATGTGTGCCTCAGAAAAAGCCTGCATGTGGCTATGTGAGGATTAATCTCTTGGGACAGAAGAGTATCAAAGAAGATGAGAATTCTGAAAACTATCAGGACAAGATGATGGGTATGATTTTAGATACCATCAACGAACTTGTAGAGGCGGGAGTAAAATATAAGAATATTGCCATATTGGTGAGAAGTAATAAGACCATACAGAATATTGCTGATTATCTGATGGCTAATAGTGCGACTCCATTGCCTTTGGTTTCTGATGAGGCTTTCAGACTGGATGCCTCTCAGGCCGTGAATGTGATGGTTACTGCTCTTCGGTGTCTGGCTCATCCGAATGATGATATAGCTAAGGCCGGCTTGATGAAGTTCTGCATGAAATATCTGGAAAACAAGCAAATAGCAGAAAAATTCTTGGAAGAAAGAGAACTTTATTTGCAAAAGCCGCTTTTGGATTTGACAGAGTCCCTTTACAGTTACTTTAAATTGGGAGAAATAGAAACGCTCTCTCAACAAAGTTCATACGTAAGTGCATTCTATGATCAGTTGGCTTCTTATCTCTCAGATAATGGTGGTGATATAGATGATTTCTTGAATGAATGGGATGAGAATATTCACTCAAAAAGCATTCATAGTGATAAGGCTGACGGAATCAGGCTTTTGTCCATTCATAAAAGTAAAGGTCTGGAGTTTGACAATGTCATCATGCCTTTCTGTGATTGGGCGTTAGAGAAGACTGATACGATTTGGTGTACGCCTCAGGTTGCACCATTCAACGAACTTCCTTTGGTGCCTGTCGATTTTTCTGCAAAGAAAATGGTTGGTAGTATTTATGAGAAAGATTACTATCAGGAACATTTGCAGAATATGGTTGATAATTTGAATTTGCTATATGTAGGATTCACGCGAGCTGGTAAAAATCTGTTTGTATATGGTAAGCGAGGTGCTGCTACGCAGAGAAGTTTTATCATCGAAGATAGTCTGGAAGCAGTTTACAAGACATTGAATGCCCAGAATGCTTCTGGCCAGTATGAGGAACAGACTCTCGATTTTCAAGGAAATGGAACTGACAAGAAAACCGATGATGTTTACTTCGAATATGGAGAGATAGATGCTTCTTCCAAAGAGGAGGCGTTTGCCGAAAATAAGAATGTTTTTATGCAAAAATCTGCAGACTTGCCTATTCGGATAAAAGTGAAGTCTGATTTATATTCCTTTAAACCAAGCCTGCAGAGTGAATTCTTTATGCATGGTGATGAGTCCGAGGAACAGCAGAAGTTCTATATCAAAATCGGAACGGTTCTTCATGAATTGTTTTCAAAGATAAAGACAAAGGATGATGTTGAGTCGGTGTTGAAGCAACTTGAACTTGATGGTGTGCTTTATGATGAAAATATTTCGAAGGAAAAAATCGAAAAAATGTTGCGTGCTCGACTGAATAGTCCGCTTGTCAGTGAGTGGTTCTCTGATAAATGGAAAGTACAGAACGAAACCAGTATCCTCTATTTGGATAAGGATGGAAAGGTTTGTCAGGATCGTCCGGACCGTGTTCTTGTAGGAGAAAACGAGATTATCGTGATTGACTTCAAGTTCGGTAAACCTCATGCTGAATATCATGATCAGGTAAGGCAATATATGTCTCAACTCAAGGGTATGGGATATTCCTGCGTCAAGGGCTATCTGTGGTACGTTTATCCTAATAAGGTGGAGAATGTTGTTCTTGAAGATTAA